Part of the Candidatus Brocadia sinica JPN1 genome, AAATTTATTTTAATTTTCCTTTGCATTCATGCATACTCTCTGGTAGTATTTTGAATATAATGTTTGGTTGTATTATAAAGTCATACGATAATGTTGGTGTTATATTAAGGCTACAAGGTTTACAACCTCGTAGCCTTTTTGTTTTTACAAAGCTAAAAGGTGAGAGGGGGTGATTGAAGAATGGCAAATGGAACAGTGAAGTGGTTCAATGACAAGAAGGGATTTGGCTTTATTTCCCAGGATAACGGTCAGGATGTGTTTGTGCATCAAACATCGATCCAAACTGAGGGTTTTAGAACCCTTGCAGAGGGAGACAAGGTCGAGTTCGAAGTCATGAAGGACCAGAAGGGCTACAAAGCCACAAAAGTCGTCAAATTATAAGTTTATTAAAAAGCACGCTCTTATATTTAAAGGATAATCAATTGCAATAGTTATGGTGTATA contains:
- a CDS encoding cold-shock protein, which produces MANGTVKWFNDKKGFGFISQDNGQDVFVHQTSIQTEGFRTLAEGDKVEFEVMKDQKGYKATKVVKL